AGCTGGAGAGACAATGGACCAATTACGGTTGTTCCACTTCTGAAGACTATGGTTCAGTGTGTTGGGATTCAGACAAACCGTCTGTTACCATCACTCGCCATCAGGGTGACGAGTCTAAGTGGCTGGCAAAGCATGGCTCTGCTTTCGAATCCAGCTATCCGTATTGACTCTAGGCATGATTTGAACCCTCGTCACACAGGTACTGTGTCTTTTCCCCGGTATCTGGGGCATTGACTGTGTCTACCTCATGGTCAGGGGCGATGCGTTAGGGCTTTCTCTCTCACGGGGGTGGTGCGTCGGAAAAGTACCGCCCCTCTCTCCCTTCGTTCATTTCGGGGCACTTTCCACCAAAGTTTCTTTCTATGCGGTATTTGAGGAGATAATAACTAATGAGAGCTGGATTGAGTTGTCAATCCATTATTTTGCAGTGTTGGGATATCCGCAATAATAAGGAACCTACATTCAGGAGGAAACACGAAAGAGCAGAAGCGGTCATCTCGGTATCGATTTCACGGGTTCTCATGTTCTAGTTGTAATCCTGCCTTTGATGGCATTTCAATCATGATATATAATGacttaatataaatcaaATTACCTTGACAGCAAACAATCCGAGTGGGATAATGTTGCTGTACTGTCCAAGTTGCTGCCTAGACTGCCCACCGCTGCCTGCTGGTCCTGCCTACAAAAGTCCAACATCCACCGTGATAAAAAGGACTTACTTCCTCTCACGTCCTCTGTAATGCTGTCTGATCTCCCCCCTGAGCTGTTACTGCTCATCGCGGACCACCTAGCCAGCTATAAAAATACCCTCCGCCTTGCCTCTTGCTGTCGCCAACTCCACGCTCTACTAGGCCCACGCGCTTATACAACACTCACCTTCGATAACTTTATTGTTGGGCACTTGAGCTGTCTAGTATCCACACTAGCACGGAGCCCCCAGTATGCCAGGGCAGTCCGTATTCTACAATTCAAAGGCCTTGTTCGACCTGACCCATACCACAAAGTCCGCTACGACCGCGACGCCATCCAACCAACCGTGAAGAAAGCCGCATTGTGTCAAAAAGAGTTCACACAGTGGGAGCACGATCTTGAGAATGGAAAAGACAGCGACCCATGGCTCACAGCTCTcttgctcctcctcccgaaCCTGGAGCAGCTAGAAATGACCTGGGAATACCCGGTCAACTACATGACCAACATTATACACAGAGTCACACAAGATCCGCATAACACTACACTTTCCCGGTTGAAAGAGGTTTCATTCTTTTCCGGCGATATAGGATGTGTGCTTCCATCTTACTACGTACGCCGGTTCCTCCACCTGCCCTCCCTGCGCAGGTTTACAGTTGATCAGCTTTGGGACGGGTGTAGCTCCGACAGAGACCTCGATGATAGAGATCTACATAATAAAGGGCCAAATCCCGGGGGTTTCTCAAACGTAACACACCTACACCTCCACCGCAGCTACAGCAGAACGGGCCTCCTAGCTCTCACTAGGGCACCGAAACGCCTGGAATCATTTTTGTACGACAATTCTGCGGAGAATAACTCCTTGGAACCACTAAACTCCGCAACGCTCTATAGTGCCTTGCGAAAGTACAGGGATAGTCTACAGCATATAACGGTCTCTGCAGACCCCTGGACCCCCAGCTCTGACACTGGGTTCGGTGGGTCATTCATTGACTTCACTACATTGAAGAAGCTCCGTCTTCGCGCCCTGGTTATCCTAGATTGGAGGGGCTTCAAGGGAGCCGGCGCAAGGAATAAACTACCCGATGTTCTTCCCGCGTCGTTGGAGTCGTTGGCTATTGACGCGTTCCATGAGTGTGATTGCGCGTACTTGGCTACATCTCTAGAGGCATTCATCCGCGACGTCAAATCCCACGCCCCGAATCTGGCCACTCTGGAGATAGAGGGACAAATACACGAGAAGTTTTGGTTAAGAAACGGGTGGAGAAATGCTCAGCCCCGGCCTGTGCCGAGAATAGAGACCAAGTATCTGGAGATGACGCGGTGTTTGGCGGTCCTGTGTCGTGAGGCGAGCATCCAGTTTCGACTTCGGGATCGTCTGGCTGAGGAAATCATTAAGCGAAGGTTTGGCGTATgatgcaaatagaaagatgGCTAATCAGCCACTAGCACTAATACGCAAGCGGAATGAGTTGGAAGAATGGTGGGCTGTGATAATCATCATGTGTATGGGATAGCGTAGATGGCAGCAGGAGAGCGGGCGTGGAATTGAAGCATTAATCCCGGTGCCTGTAAATATAGAAAAGACGCCCAAGGCTTTTCTGTGAACAGGCCCAGTATTCTCCGCCTCTTGTTAAATCAAGTACAGTTCAACCTCGCCTTTATGCAGCCATGGAGTCAACTTGGTCGGTTGTGCCAACTCAACCCTCAATATTCCCCGTTAAATGCCGGTACTGCGGGCCTCAAACAATCTCGGCCCTAATAACAGCGAGGTCGAATCTTCAGAGAACAAAGCTCAATCGCATCTCGACTGTTTGAAACTGGCGTCCAATGATCCAATCCATGGTTATAAAGTGGGCCAATTCTCGCCCAGCTGTTAGCGGCGGCGTTCTCGCTGCCCTGGCACAACTTCGCCGCCGCTAATATTTAGTGCTCGCGCTAAATGGAGCTAAAATGCTAGTCTGTGCTGGAATGTTACAGATGACCATGATCGAGAACAGAAAAGGGAGTGTATGTGGTACGGGATATCCGAGTTCCTCATTATACTGCCTTGGATCAACTACCATTCCATTTTGACACACTACTGAACAGAAATATCGCCTTTAGACTAAGAGTAAGAAGGCTAGACCCGCCCCGCATTTTCAGTCTCGTTTCCCTCCCAGTGCGTGgcctgctgcttctccaCAGCCGCGTCTGCAGCATCCGGGTCCTCCATAGCATGCGGCACAAGCTGGTCGCCAAACAGCTCATCAATCTGCTCCAGAGTCCGTCCCTTGGTCTCCGGGTAAAAGAAGTAGTAGCACGTAGCGGCAATCAGGTTCAGTGCAAAGAACAGGTAAAAGTACTTGAAGCCAACCGTGTCCAGCGCGTTCGGGGTGAACTGGGCGAAGACCAGGTTGACGGTCCAGTTGGTGAATGTCGTCAGGGCGTTTCCGAGGGCTCGCACCTCGACGGGGAAGATCTCAGCGGGATATACCTGCAGTAGTTAATATTGATATCACACGGTTCGAGTGTTGTGCGGAGTGGGGGAGAGGCATACCCAGGAAATAATCCCGACAGGAGTATAGAACAGACTAAACACAAAGTTCATTGCAACCATCGACCGCAGTTGGTTCTGGTTGCTTTGGTCCATGTATTGCGCTTGCACTGCATTCACCAGCAAGGCAGCCCCGAGGAAGACGGCTGAGACGAAGAGAGGCTTTACACGACCGATTCTGTCGACCAGGTACAGGCCGATGGAGCAGTATACGATGGAGAGGGCACCGCTGATGCCGATAATCATGAGCGAGGTTTGGTTGTCGATTCCGAGGATCTCATAGATCCTGGGTCCGTAGCTATAACCGTCAGTCTCCCATAGTCTAGCCATGGTCGGTGGACATACTAGTTGATGACATTGATTCCAGAAAGAGGTCCAAATGCCTGCACACCACATCCCAGGATCAACCGTCGGCGCCAGGAGGGCTTGGTCAAAATTGTCTTCCAGGATGTGTTTCCCGCAGCGCGATCAGCTGCAATAACGTCTCGAATCTCACGGAATTCAAGGTCAATGGTATCTGCCGACTCGCCTTTGCGAATGCGTGTAAGAACAGCCTTTGCCTCCTCGTGTCTGTCCTTCTCCATCAACCAACGGGGAGACTCGTCGAGAAACCAAATACCGGCGACGAGAATGAGGCCGGGGATGTTTTGGAATGCAAGCGGAAATCGCCCTACATTATTAGCATTCATCCTCAATTAGATTCGGGTTCGTACATGAAAACTGGTTGGTGGAAAAGGAGCATCCATATCCCAACCACTGTGCAACCAAAAACCCC
This sequence is a window from Aspergillus puulaauensis MK2 DNA, chromosome 6, nearly complete sequence. Protein-coding genes within it:
- a CDS encoding F-box protein (COG:S;~EggNog:ENOG410PWV9;~InterPro:IPR001810,IPR036047,IPR032675;~go_function: GO:0005515 - protein binding [Evidence IEA]), giving the protein MLSDLPPELLLLIADHLASYKNTLRLASCCRQLHALLGPRAYTTLTFDNFIVGHLSCLVSTLARSPQYARAVRILQFKGLVRPDPYHKVRYDRDAIQPTVKKAALCQKEFTQWEHDLENGKDSDPWLTALLLLLPNLEQLEMTWEYPVNYMTNIIHRVTQDPHNTTLSRLKEVSFFSGDIGCVLPSYYVRRFLHLPSLRRFTVDQLWDGCSSDRDLDDRDLHNKGPNPGGFSNVTHLHLHRSYSRTGLLALTRAPKRLESFLYDNSAENNSLEPLNSATLYSALRKYRDSLQHITVSADPWTPSSDTGFGGSFIDFTTLKKLRLRALVILDWRGFKGAGARNKLPDVLPASLESLAIDAFHECDCAYLATSLEAFIRDVKSHAPNLATLEIEGQIHEKFWLRNGWRNAQPRPVPRIETKYLEMTRCLAVLCREASIQFRLRDRLAEEIIKRRFGV
- a CDS encoding sugar porter family MFS transporter (COG:G;~EggNog:ENOG410PK1K;~InterPro:IPR005829,IPR005828,IPR003663,IPR036259, IPR020846;~PFAM:PF00083,PF07690;~TransMembrane:12 (i7-27o47-67i79-97o103-124i136-155o167-188i255-273o293-313i322-342o354-375i387-406o418-437i);~go_component: GO:0016020 - membrane [Evidence IEA];~go_component: GO:0016021 - integral component of membrane [Evidence IEA];~go_function: GO:0022857 - transmembrane transporter activity [Evidence IEA];~go_process: GO:0055085 - transmembrane transport [Evidence IEA]); protein product: MLSVKTVFSAIFLAVGGFLFGYDSGIITSTISLPTFNAYFTHPSGTVTGGIVSSFQGGAILGTIFNMAGADWAGRKRTILAGALVSILGCALQAGAVNMAMLIIGRFIAGVAVGMLTATIPMYAAELSEPKWRATLSGLLQWMLSWGFLVAQWLGYGCSFSTNQFSWRFPLAFQNIPGLILVAGIWFLDESPRWLMEKDRHEEAKAVLTRIRKGESADTIDLEFREIRDVIAADRAAGNTSWKTILTKPSWRRRLILGCGVQAFGPLSGINVINYYGPRIYEILGIDNQTSLMIIGISGALSIVYCSIGLYLVDRIGRVKPLFVSAVFLGAALLVNAVQAQYMDQSNQNQLRSMVAMNFVFSLFYTPVGIISWVYPAEIFPVEVRALGNALTTFTNWTVNLVFAQFTPNALDTVGFKYFYLFFALNLIAATCYYFFYPETKGRTLEQIDELFGDQLVPHAMEDPDAADAAVEKQQATHWEGNETENAGRV